A stretch of the Schistocerca serialis cubense isolate TAMUIC-IGC-003099 chromosome 2, iqSchSeri2.2, whole genome shotgun sequence genome encodes the following:
- the LOC126455927 gene encoding cAMP-dependent protein kinase catalytic subunit 1-like, producing the protein MSLNTERDDSFPVINDYEEFLKKSKTHFENTFNKKVSTTMSIEEFSCIRTLGTGSFGRVMLVRHKGSGSYYAIKILDKSRIVKLRQIEHTLNEKKILQALRFPFIVYLEYSFMDSNYIYFAMPFVSGGEMFSLLRKSGKFEETQSKFYAAQVVLALEYMHYLDIIYRDLKPENILIDRFGYLKVTDLGFCKVISSRTWTLCGTPEYIAPEIILSKGYGMAVDWWSFGVLVYEMTAGFPPFYAKEPMKIYEKILSGKYRNAPSFGSDIKDLIKNLLQVDVTRRFGNLKNGVDDIKNHRWFNSINWMEILNREIKPPYVPSLKSSGDSSNFDQYREEPLKQSGTDRYAREFRDF; encoded by the coding sequence ATGAGTCTAAACACTGAAAGAGATGATTCATTCCCTGTAATTAATGATTATGAAGAGTTCCTGAAAAAGTCAAAAACTCACTTTGAAAATACCTTCAACAAGAAAGTATCGACCACCATGTCTATTGAAGAATTCAGTTGTATAAGAACTCTAGGCACTGGTTCATTTGGCCGTGTCATGCTTGTCAGACATAAGGGATCTGGAAGTTATTATGCTATTAAAATTCTGGATAAATCAAGAATCGTTAAACTAAGACAAATAGAACATACATTAAATGAGAAGAAGATACTCCAGGCTCTCCGATTCCCTTTTATAGTTTACCTAGAATATTCTTTTATGGATAGTAATTATATTTATTTTGCAATGCCATTTGTTTCTGGTGGTGAAATGTTCTCTCTTCTCCGAAAGAGtggaaaatttgaagaaacacagtcAAAATTCTATGCAGCGCAGGTAGTTTTGGCTTTAGAATACATGCATTATCTTGATATTATTTATCGTGACCTAAAACCAGAAAACATTTTAATAGACAGATTTGGCTACTTAAAAGTTACAGACCTTGGTTTCTGCAAAGTTATAAGTTCTAGAACATGGACACTTTGTGGCACACCAGAATACATAGCTCCTGAAATTATTTTAAGTAAGGGATATGGCATGGCTGTTGACTGGTGGTCCTTTGGTGTTCTTGTATATGAAATGACTGCTGGCTTTCCACCTTTCTATGCCAAGGAGCCAATGAAGATTTATGAGAAAATACTATCGGGCAAGTATCGAAATGCACCTTCTTTTGGTAGTGACATTAAAGACCTTATAAAAAACTTGCTTCAGGTTGATGTTACCAGAAGGTTTGGTAATCTTAAAAATGGTGTCGATGACATTAAGAATCACAGATGGTTCAATAGTATTAACTGGATGGAAATCTTAAACAGAGAAATCAAACCCCCATATGTACCATCTTTAAAATCTTCTGGGGATTCAAGCAACTTTGACCAATATAGAGAGGAGCCTCTGAAGCAGTCGGGGACAGACAGATATGCAAGAGAGTTTAGAGATTTCTAA